In Pseudomonas glycinae, the DNA window CATAGGAATGGCAATGCGCTACGAGGTGAGCGCATCGAGCGAATGGCTCGATGCCCGCCTTAATTAATCCGACCAGGGAGTGCGACCGATGAAGAAGTTGATATTGGCAGTAGGTTTGTTGAGCCTTGCGGGTGGTGCGTTTGCTGCCGGCAAGCCTTGTGAAGAACTGAAGGCAGAAATTGCGGCCAAACTCGATGCCAAGGGCGTTTCTAGGTATTCGCTGGAGATCGTCGATAAAGGTGCTGCAGCTGGCGGCAGGGTCGTCGGCAAGTGCGAGGGCGGCGCGAAGGAAATCGTCTACAAGCGCGACTGATCACGCCGGAAAAACAAAAGCCGACGCAATACGTCGGCTTTTTTTTGAACGGCAATCGGGCTCAGCCCTTCATCACCTGCGCCAGCAGCTCGTAGGAGTGCAGGCGGTCGGCGTGTTCGTACAGGTCGCTGGTGAAGATCAGCTCATCAGCCTGGGTCTGTTCGATCAGCACTTCGAGTTTCGCGCGGATTTTCTGCGGACTGCCGACCATCGCCAGACCGAGGAAATCCCCCACCGCCTCACGCTCGTGGGGCAACCACAGGCCGTCCATGGTTTTTACCGGCGGACGCTGCACCAGACTTTGCCCACGCATCAGCGCGAGGATTCGTTGGTACACCGAGGTCGCCAGGTAGTCGGCCTGTTCATCAGTGTCCGCGGCCACCAGCGGCACGCCGAGCATCACGTACGGCTTATCGAGTACCGCTGACGGCTTGAAGTGATTGCGGTAGACGCGAATCGCCTCGTGCATGAAGCGCGGAGCGAAATGCGAGGCGAAGGCGTAGGGCAAACCGCGCTCGCCGGCCAGTTGCGCACTGAACAGGCTGGAGCCGAGCAGCCAGATCGGTACATTGGTGCCGGTGCCCGGCATCGCGATCACGCGCTGATCAGGGGTGCGCGGCCCGAGAAAGCGCGCCAGTTCAGCCACGTCTTCAGGGAAGTCATCGGCGCTGCCGGAGCGCTCGCGGCGCAGGGCACGGGCAGTCATCTGATCGGAACCCGGTGCACGGCCCAGGCCGAGGTCGATCCGACCCGGATAGAGGCTTTCAAGGGTGCCAAACTGCTCGGCGATCACCAGCGGCGCATGGTTGGGCAGCATCACACCGCCAGAGCCGACCCGGATGGTCGACGTGCCGCCGGCCAGATAGCCCAGCAACACCGAGGTGGCGGAACTGGCGATGCCATCCATGTTGTGGTGCTCGGCGACCCAGAACCGGGTGTAGCCGAACTTTTCGACGTGCTGTGCCAGATCCAGCGAGTTGCGCAGCGACTGGGCCGGGCTGCCGTTCTCGCGCACCGGCACCAGGTCGAGGGTGGAAAACTTTACGTCGGACAGTTGCTTCATAAACCTGCATCTCCGATTGAGGGCGCAGGTGTGTTCTTGGCGAACGCAAACCTGCCCAATTCATAAGCGTGTTCTGTGCAATGAGGGCATATACCCGAGTTTCAATAGCCGATCCGAAATTTCCTACTAAAAAAGTCAACGATTTACTTGGGCTGAACTTTGTTCCGGCGTCTATCCTCAGAAGCCTTGCAGGCAAAAACCACGACGGCGCGGCGTTTCGCGCCCGATTTGAAGGAGGCACACATGGCTATCGTGAAGAAGGCATCCGCGC includes these proteins:
- a CDS encoding LLM class flavin-dependent oxidoreductase; translated protein: MKQLSDVKFSTLDLVPVRENGSPAQSLRNSLDLAQHVEKFGYTRFWVAEHHNMDGIASSATSVLLGYLAGGTSTIRVGSGGVMLPNHAPLVIAEQFGTLESLYPGRIDLGLGRAPGSDQMTARALRRERSGSADDFPEDVAELARFLGPRTPDQRVIAMPGTGTNVPIWLLGSSLFSAQLAGERGLPYAFASHFAPRFMHEAIRVYRNHFKPSAVLDKPYVMLGVPLVAADTDEQADYLATSVYQRILALMRGQSLVQRPPVKTMDGLWLPHEREAVGDFLGLAMVGSPQKIRAKLEVLIEQTQADELIFTSDLYEHADRLHSYELLAQVMKG
- a CDS encoding DUF1161 domain-containing protein, producing the protein MKKLILAVGLLSLAGGAFAAGKPCEELKAEIAAKLDAKGVSRYSLEIVDKGAAAGGRVVGKCEGGAKEIVYKRD